From the genome of Alicyclobacillus sp. SO9:
AACCACGAGGGCGATTTCGTCCATATGTGCTGCCAGCATGATACGCGGACGCGGGCCCTCACCAGTACCCGTGACAACTGCCGTGAGGTTGCCCATTGCATCCTTTGAAACATTGTTCGTGTAACGCCGAAACATCTCCTCAACCGACGCACCAACGCCCTGCTCAAAACCTGGGCCGCCGTGCGATGAAATAAGCGTTTTCAGATCCGCTTGATGTTTTCCTAATGACACATTCTCACTCCTCTCGTTATAAGAAAAATAGCGAGTCGCAAATACTATCTTATCAAAGCCAGGTTAGTCAGGCGAGCTTAAGGAGAACAGCTGCTCTGTTGCCAGGTCCCATTCGTTGTCGGTGATGCCCTGCGAACGTGCGACAAAGCGGAAATCAGTTGGCGGTGCGGCACTGGCGCTGACTGTTACATTCGTCACAGGGTGTGTCCAGGTCAGACGAAATGCATGCAGTGCCTGGCGGCCGATGAGCTGACTTAACTCTGCAAATTCATTACTGTCTCGTGCGCGTTCCTGTCCGCCGGGAAGCATACAGTAGGACCAGTCATAGTGCGGATCACCGATGATAGGAAGCCCGATTGACGCCAAGTGAAGCCTGATTTGATGTGTCCTTCCCGTTTCCAGCCGTAATTCAACCAGTGCTACGTTATTCCTTATGATGATGGGCCGATAATGAGTCACCGAAGCTTGTCCATCCATGGAGATGACACGACGTGAGGGTTGGTTTCTGTTGATAGCAATTGGAAGTCGAATTGTTCTCCATTTGCCCCAGTCGTCGTCCGTGAACGAGGACTTCTGTGCTTCTGAGACATGCACCAGTGCAGTGTAACTACGGTGCATTAGGCCGTGTTGCAAGGCATAGTCGAATACATGATGGTAATGGGCATGTTTCGCAAACATAACCAAACCGGATGTCTCTCTGTCCAAGCGGTGAACACAGTGCGGGATGCGCTCCTCTGGTGATAAATAGTGAAGCAGTCCCGACAGCACGGAGTCCTCCCGTTCCCAGGCGGTTGGATGAGAGAGGACTCCTGCCGATTTATTGACAATAAGAATTTCAGCGTCTTCGTATCGGATGTCAAGGTCCATCTGTTTCATTTCCAGACTGGAGGACTCGTTAGGTAACGTAACAAGTATTATGTCACCTTCATTTACGTGCTGATTCAGAAACACGGTCTCCTTTTTCCGCTGAATCCCATCTTGTTGCACCAACTGCCGAAGCAGTCTTCGCGACATCTTATACTTGGACTGCAACAGGTTCCTTAGTACTCTCCCGTTTTCTCCAGGGGTAATCGTCAGAATCATAGATGAAATCCCTTCTTTGGTCTTAGAGCAAGGCTTGTTGTGGGGGCACTGTCATCATATAGCAGTTGCGCAGCCCCATCAATAAACAAGGGAATAAAATGCATTACATTCGCACAACAACTGTTCCGCCGGCACCGCCCTGTGGGGCGCTTTTTTGAGCGATTGCCAAGGACTCAAGCAATTGATTGTTTTTCTCCATGAGGTCAATCATTTGGTCAAGTTTCTTTTCCAGCTTTCGCATCCGACGATACATGGCTTCCTCGGTGTAAACCAAATGATGCGGTATAGCACCCGCGCAGGGCACACCGCCGCGTAAA
Proteins encoded in this window:
- a CDS encoding RluA family pseudouridine synthase — protein: MILTITPGENGRVLRNLLQSKYKMSRRLLRQLVQQDGIQRKKETVFLNQHVNEGDIILVTLPNESSSLEMKQMDLDIRYEDAEILIVNKSAGVLSHPTAWEREDSVLSGLLHYLSPEERIPHCVHRLDRETSGLVMFAKHAHYHHVFDYALQHGLMHRSYTALVHVSEAQKSSFTDDDWGKWRTIRLPIAINRNQPSRRVISMDGQASVTHYRPIIIRNNVALVELRLETGRTHQIRLHLASIGLPIIGDPHYDWSYCMLPGGQERARDSNEFAELSQLIGRQALHAFRLTWTHPVTNVTVSASAAPPTDFRFVARSQGITDNEWDLATEQLFSLSSPD